The following proteins come from a genomic window of Aquimarina sp. MAR_2010_214:
- a CDS encoding fibronectin type III domain-containing protein: MKKSLIILITLICYIGHSQYNSSAPWMQELNQSRSSSRIDTPIKFQKITNAFNSYWANKNYKKKGSGYKPFMRWQEYWKNSLLPDGTMPTPQHLWKAWEEKNNMTSSSKSAAASWIPMGPFNHEVTGSWSPGQGRVNVAIVDPNNPNTFYIGAPAGGIWKSTDKGANWTALSDDLPQIGVSGIAIDPNNSNIIYISTGDDDANDSYSVGVLKSTDGGNTWAKTGLEFSNSQTTSNDIYIDPKNSNTLWVATTQGVYKTTDAGASWTKTLNADVKDIKLKPGNSNVIYAATKDSFYKSTNGGTSFTKIQSGLPSSSGRLVIDVTPANPNYVYVLSAKTRNAGYAFQGLYRSTNSGSSFTKTRETTDILESGQAWYDLALAVSDTNENTIFVGCFNIWKSTDGGNNFSVINDWAKPQQATYTHADIHFLRYYNGKLMCGSDGGIYLSENNGGSFTDLTKGLQIGQFYRISVAANSSSNNVVGGLQDNGGYARDGNKWKNYFGADGMDCAVSGANPNTYYGFIQTGSSLYKTTNRGTTQTQVARGPESGNWVTPLVSDKNGNIYAGYSSFYKLNNTTFQKLTNYNFGGKLDHIEIDPSNTNNIYVSRKNNLYKSTNKGVNWTKVHTSATDITSIEVHNDNSNIIYISTSGVSSSNTSTGVFKSTDQGSNFSNIAGNLPSEAKNVVRHQKGTETIYVGTYLGVYYKQGNNNWENYSKNLPNVSVRDLEVNYTDKVLLAGTYGRGVWKVPLVSGSSTGDTQAPSIPEGLTASDVTETTLTLSWNAATDNVGVTGYDIYQGTTLLGSANSTSASITGLTANTAYQFSVKAKDEAGNVSGASNTVDVTTTGGSSDPCAGVPAYSSSVNYQVGDRVTYRGYLYERTASSWKNLGACGVFARAASISSTQLNGQLKVYPNPVSGSILNIVTQDSESKKYAIFNMLGEPIDQGTFINTINVQELQTGPYIVKIGNKTIQFFKQ; the protein is encoded by the coding sequence ATGAAAAAATCACTTATCATTTTAATCACGCTTATTTGTTATATTGGGCATTCTCAATATAATTCGAGTGCTCCCTGGATGCAGGAGCTAAACCAAAGCAGGAGTTCTTCGAGAATCGACACTCCTATAAAATTTCAAAAAATAACTAATGCTTTTAATTCCTATTGGGCAAACAAAAACTACAAGAAAAAAGGTAGTGGATACAAACCCTTTATGAGGTGGCAAGAATATTGGAAAAATTCTTTATTACCAGATGGCACCATGCCAACCCCTCAGCACCTATGGAAAGCTTGGGAAGAAAAGAATAATATGACCTCTTCTTCTAAAAGTGCAGCTGCAAGCTGGATTCCTATGGGGCCATTTAATCATGAAGTAACAGGTTCTTGGTCTCCAGGACAAGGACGAGTAAATGTTGCTATTGTAGATCCTAATAATCCGAATACATTCTATATTGGAGCTCCCGCAGGAGGAATATGGAAATCTACAGATAAAGGTGCAAATTGGACTGCTTTATCAGATGATCTTCCTCAAATCGGAGTTTCTGGTATAGCTATTGACCCTAATAATTCGAATATTATTTATATTTCTACCGGAGATGATGATGCCAATGACTCATATAGTGTTGGAGTTCTTAAATCTACAGACGGAGGAAACACGTGGGCAAAAACAGGTTTAGAATTTTCAAATTCACAGACAACGAGCAACGATATTTATATTGACCCCAAGAACTCTAATACATTATGGGTAGCAACTACTCAAGGAGTTTATAAAACCACTGATGCAGGAGCCTCATGGACTAAAACATTGAATGCAGATGTAAAAGATATCAAACTCAAACCAGGTAATTCTAATGTAATTTATGCCGCTACAAAAGATTCTTTTTACAAATCTACAAATGGAGGAACTAGTTTTACAAAAATCCAAAGTGGATTACCATCAAGTTCTGGAAGACTTGTTATTGATGTTACTCCTGCTAATCCTAACTATGTGTATGTTTTAAGTGCCAAAACCAGAAATGCAGGATATGCTTTTCAAGGCTTATACCGTTCAACTAATAGTGGAAGTAGCTTTACAAAAACTAGAGAAACCACTGATATCTTAGAATCAGGTCAGGCTTGGTATGATTTAGCACTAGCAGTTTCAGACACTAATGAAAATACTATTTTTGTAGGATGTTTTAATATATGGAAATCTACAGACGGAGGAAATAATTTCTCAGTAATCAATGATTGGGCAAAACCTCAACAAGCCACATACACCCATGCAGATATTCACTTTTTACGCTATTATAACGGAAAATTAATGTGTGGTAGTGACGGAGGAATCTATCTATCAGAAAATAATGGTGGAAGTTTTACAGATTTAACCAAAGGATTACAGATAGGTCAGTTTTACAGAATATCAGTAGCAGCAAATAGTAGTTCTAACAATGTTGTAGGTGGACTTCAAGATAATGGAGGATACGCTAGAGATGGTAACAAATGGAAAAATTATTTTGGTGCTGATGGGATGGATTGTGCAGTGAGTGGTGCTAACCCCAATACCTATTATGGGTTTATACAAACTGGATCCTCTCTGTATAAAACGACCAATAGAGGAACAACACAAACTCAAGTAGCTAGAGGGCCTGAATCAGGAAATTGGGTTACACCTCTGGTTTCTGATAAAAATGGAAACATATATGCAGGGTATTCAAGTTTTTATAAGCTTAACAATACTACTTTTCAAAAACTCACTAACTACAATTTTGGTGGTAAGTTGGATCATATAGAAATAGACCCATCTAATACAAACAATATCTATGTTTCTCGTAAAAATAATTTATATAAAAGTACTAATAAAGGAGTGAACTGGACAAAAGTTCATACTTCTGCTACAGATATTACTTCTATAGAAGTACACAATGATAATAGCAATATCATTTATATCTCTACTAGTGGTGTTTCTTCATCTAATACTTCTACCGGAGTTTTTAAATCTACTGATCAGGGATCAAATTTTTCTAATATTGCTGGTAATCTGCCTAGTGAAGCTAAAAATGTGGTACGCCACCAAAAAGGTACAGAAACTATTTATGTAGGTACTTATCTAGGGGTTTATTATAAACAAGGTAATAACAATTGGGAAAATTATTCTAAAAATTTACCTAATGTTTCTGTACGAGACTTAGAAGTTAATTATACAGATAAAGTGTTATTAGCTGGTACTTATGGAAGAGGTGTATGGAAAGTACCTCTTGTTTCGGGATCATCTACCGGTGACACCCAAGCACCTAGCATTCCTGAAGGTTTAACAGCTTCTGATGTTACAGAAACTACACTTACATTATCATGGAATGCCGCTACAGATAATGTAGGAGTAACAGGATATGATATATATCAGGGAACTACCCTACTAGGAAGTGCCAATTCGACTTCTGCCAGTATTACTGGGTTAACAGCAAACACTGCATATCAATTTAGTGTAAAAGCCAAAGATGAAGCAGGAAATGTTTCTGGTGCTAGTAATACGGTTGATGTGACTACTACAGGAGGAAGTTCTGACCCTTGTGCTGGAGTGCCTGCATATAGTAGTTCAGTAAATTATCAAGTTGGTGATCGTGTAACGTATAGAGGGTACCTTTATGAACGTACTGCTTCTTCATGGAAAAACCTTGGAGCATGTGGAGTTTTTGCCAGAGCAGCTTCTATCTCCTCTACTCAACTTAATGGGCAACTAAAAGTATACCCAAACCCTGTGAGTGGATCTATTCTCAATATAGTTACTCAAGATTCTGAAAGTAAAAAATATGCAATATTTAATATGCTAGGGGAACCTATTGATCAGGGAACCTTTATAAATACAATTAACGTTCAGGAATTACAAACCGGACCTTATATTGTAAAAATTGGTAACAAAACCATACAATTTTTCAAGCAATAG